GAGGTATATACCTATGCCCAGCAGGTGAAGAATTCCAGGATCCTGCTGGAAAAGGGAAAGGTAAACTATGCGATATTACAGTATTTAGACGACAGCAACCGCATCATTGACCGGATCAACCCAACAGTATTTGCCAAGGCACAGAAAAATGAGGTGGAGATTGCCAATCTGAAGGCAGCCCATATAAAAGACGGCGTAGTCATCACAAAATTCATCTACTGGATGAAGCAGAATATTGGCAAACTTCCCATGACGGAATGCAGCGCCGCGGATTATCTGGACAACCTGCGGAAAGAGCACGGCGCACTGGAACCCAGCTTTACTACGATCTCCGCCTATGGCGCGAACGCAGCCATGTGCCATTATCATGCACTGCCGGATACCTGCGCTGCTTTAAAACCGCAGGGGCTTTACCTGGTGGATTCGGGCGGACAGTATCTGGAGGGAACCACGGATATTACCAGGACCTTTGCCTTGGGACCGGTGACGGATACTGAGCGGGAGCATTATACGCTGGTGCTGATGAGTATGCTCCGTCTGGGACATGTAAAATTTTTACAGGGCTGCAGCGGCTTAAGCCTGGATTATGTGGCAAGAGAGCCATTGTGGAAACGCGGCCTGGATTATAATCACGGCACAGGACACGGCGTAGGCTATCTTTTAAATGTGCATGAGCGTCCAGCCGGGATCCGGTTCCGCATCGTTCCGGAGAGGCAGGACAGCGCTCCGTTCATGCCGGGGTATGTTTGTTCTGACGAGCCGGGGATCTATATTGAGGGGAGTCATGGAATCCGTACAGAGAACATGATGTTCTGTAAGAATGCAGAAAAGACAGCGTATGGACAATTCCTGGAATTTGAGTATCTGACCTGTGCCCCGATCGATTTGGAGCCGGTGGACGTGTCTCTGATGGAGGAACAGGATATTGCCTGGCTGAATGAGTATCATAAGTGGGTTTATGAGATGATCTCTCCGTATCTGACGGAGGCTGAGGCGGCATGGCTGAAAGAAGCAACTCGGCCGGTCTAAAAACCATGGATAAGAGAAAATCTGTTTTGGGCAGTGGATTTGATCATTATAGTGCAGAGCTTTCCCGGAGGAGTTTTCACTCCTCCCAGGGAAGCTCTACAATTGTATATGGATGATTTACAAATGGAAGAAATTTATCCAGGATGTCCCTGGTGCGGATCTTTAAGCTGGAGGTATTGATGCAGGGATGACATCCCACATATTCATGGTGGTCGATCACATCCTTGTCGATGAGCAGCTTAACCCTCAGGTCTTTATCATTCATCAGTCCCAGAACGCTGACTGAGCCAGGTGTGATATTTAAGAATTCCTCCATATATTCCGGGCCTGCGAAGGACAGCCGCGCGCTGCCGATCTGCCGGGAGAGCCGTGCAGTTTTGAACTTCTTATGGCCGGGCATCA
This portion of the Clostridium sp. AN503 genome encodes:
- a CDS encoding aminopeptidase P family protein; the protein is MNEIAERIEKLRELMAERRIDAYLVPTSDYHESEYVGEHFACRKYITGFTGSAGTAVITRDWAGVWTDGRYFVQAAAELAGTGVELMRMGQEGVPTLEEYLEQNLPDHGILGFDGRVVCSRMGEDLQKRLEDKQVSFAYTESLIGEIWEDRPALSAEPVWILEEQYAGVPAGEKIAALRAEMEKCHADVHIITTLDDIVWLLNIRGNDIPCNPVVLSYMAVTKEELFLFINQKVVSDEVRSYLEGLGATLMPYQEVYTYAQQVKNSRILLEKGKVNYAILQYLDDSNRIIDRINPTVFAKAQKNEVEIANLKAAHIKDGVVITKFIYWMKQNIGKLPMTECSAADYLDNLRKEHGALEPSFTTISAYGANAAMCHYHALPDTCAALKPQGLYLVDSGGQYLEGTTDITRTFALGPVTDTEREHYTLVLMSMLRLGHVKFLQGCSGLSLDYVAREPLWKRGLDYNHGTGHGVGYLLNVHERPAGIRFRIVPERQDSAPFMPGYVCSDEPGIYIEGSHGIRTENMMFCKNAEKTAYGQFLEFEYLTCAPIDLEPVDVSLMEEQDIAWLNEYHKWVYEMISPYLTEAEAAWLKEATRPV
- a CDS encoding prolyl-tRNA synthetase associated domain-containing protein, with the translated sequence MNTTAADSFHLDPNLYTGRPADATGRLPKELSTYDLLDRLAIPYWRLDHDATATIEACHDVDQLLDIEICKNLFLCNAQKTDFYLLMMPGHKKFKTARLSRQIGSARLSFAGPEYMEEFLNITPGSVSVLGLMNDKDLRVKLLIDKDVIDHHEYVGCHPCINTSSLKIRTRDILDKFLPFVNHPYTIVELPWEE